Proteins co-encoded in one Oreochromis aureus strain Israel breed Guangdong linkage group 3, ZZ_aureus, whole genome shotgun sequence genomic window:
- the LOC116317889 gene encoding DNA damage-inducible transcript 4-like protein, whose product MVATSTLKPKSSECVSELADRRYDHGCIDAGLDFWDHCLDEPQRAADATEDRTCQQLAKMFENCLSRAKKTTLHCSSVLVPEKLTRRIAREVLRLASCEPCGLRGSVLYVHLELDKGCKQLERIVYDATVVPTFELTLVFKQDGTAWPSLRDFLFMGTCFAPTFRHALKLSPGFRLVKKKLYSSSAGTVIEEC is encoded by the exons ATGGTTGCTACGAGCACGTTAAAGCCCAAAAGCAGCGAGTGTGTTTCAGAATTGGCGGATAGAAGATATGACCACGGTTGCATTGATGCAG GACTGGACTTCTGGGATCACTGCTTAGATGAGCCCCAGAGGGCTGCAGATGCCACTGAGGACAGAACCTGTCAGCAGCTGGCAAAGATGTTTGAAAACTGCCTTTCGCGGGCTAAGAAGACAACGCTACACTGCTCCTCTGTGCTGGTACCAGAGAAGCTAACGCGGAGAATAGCTCGTGAAGTCCTGCGGCTGGCATCTTGCGAGCCCTGCGGCCTTCGCGGCTCTGTTCTGTACGTCCACCTGGAGCTGGACAAGGGATGCAAGCAGCTCGAACGCATCGTGTACGATGCCACCGTGGTGCCTACATTTGAGCTGACTCTTGTTTTTAAGCAGGATGGCaccgcctggcccagcctgcGGGACTTTCTTTTTATGGGAACCTGCTTTGCGCCGACCTTTAGGCACGCACTTAAACTGAGTCCAGGTTTTCGTCTCGTTAAGAAAAAACTGTACTCCTCCTCGGCAGGTACCGTGATTGAGGAGTGCTGA